From Fibrobacter sp., the proteins below share one genomic window:
- a CDS encoding metallophosphoesterase — protein sequence MSRTLYIGDVHGCADELERIIDAFGFVRGKDTLYQTGDIINKGPDMMRAMRTVIDLGILTVRGNHEEHLIRSMENPESTWTEKQRKRFKALPLEDWEFIRDTVKQWPLWRDTPHALLVHAGLEPGKKRLEDMSPEVLLSIRKWNDRPWFEQVKWEKTVVFGHWAKKGFVNIPGFIGLDSGCVYGKCLTAWCPEEDKFYTVPAAREYTPVKDKAKESEGAPCKVVGDNSPSSVPPKTFDEIKSRIESGDIAPAKNSPEDDAIRKASPSIAAEWAGY from the coding sequence ATGTCCCGAACTCTTTACATAGGTGATGTCCACGGCTGCGCAGATGAACTCGAGCGCATCATAGACGCATTCGGCTTTGTACGCGGGAAAGATACTTTATACCAAACCGGCGATATCATCAACAAGGGTCCCGACATGATGCGGGCCATGCGTACCGTCATCGACCTCGGAATCCTTACCGTACGCGGGAACCACGAAGAGCATTTGATCCGTTCGATGGAAAACCCCGAAAGCACTTGGACCGAAAAGCAGCGCAAGCGTTTCAAGGCGCTCCCCCTGGAAGACTGGGAATTCATCCGCGACACCGTGAAGCAGTGGCCCCTCTGGCGCGACACCCCGCACGCGCTCCTCGTGCACGCAGGCCTCGAACCAGGCAAAAAACGCCTCGAGGACATGAGCCCCGAAGTATTGCTTTCCATCCGCAAGTGGAATGACAGGCCGTGGTTCGAACAAGTTAAATGGGAAAAGACAGTCGTGTTCGGGCACTGGGCCAAGAAGGGGTTCGTGAATATTCCCGGATTTATCGGGCTCGACTCGGGATGCGTCTACGGCAAATGCCTTACCGCATGGTGCCCCGAAGAAGACAAGTTCTACACGGTGCCCGCCGCCCGCGAATACACGCCGGTCAAGGACAAGGCGAAGGAATCCGAAGGCGCCCCCTGCAAGGTCGTCGGCGACAACAGCCCCTCCTCCGTCCCTCCCAAGACATTCGACGAAATCAAATCGCGCATCGAAAGCGGGGACATCGCCCCTGCCAAGAATTCGCCCGAAGACGACGCCATCCGCAAGGCAAGCCCTTCCATTGCCGCAGAATGGGCTGGCTACTAA
- a CDS encoding pseudouridine synthase, translating to MMRINKFISLCGIASRRAADALVQEGRVQVNGETITDMGHQVDENADDVKVDGKTAKLPKKTKVIMFHKPAGCVCTKDDPQGRRTVYDYLPPGYAFFKYVGRLDLQSRGLLLFTDDGELLHRLTHPSYEIPRSYYVWTTRQLSEAAAQKLVDGVDIRDPEDPDAEEEIAFATDVYLENGFAELVLIEGKNREIRRMMRAVGYEIRDLKRVSYSHIQLGDLPAGEFRELTADELNKLRQAVHL from the coding sequence ATGATGCGCATCAACAAGTTCATATCCCTTTGCGGAATCGCGAGCCGTCGCGCCGCAGACGCCCTTGTACAGGAAGGACGCGTGCAGGTGAACGGCGAAACCATCACCGACATGGGACACCAGGTCGACGAAAACGCAGACGACGTCAAGGTCGACGGGAAGACGGCGAAGCTCCCGAAGAAGACGAAAGTCATCATGTTCCACAAGCCCGCAGGATGCGTGTGCACCAAGGACGACCCGCAGGGACGACGCACCGTATACGACTACCTGCCGCCGGGATACGCCTTCTTCAAGTACGTGGGAAGGCTCGACCTGCAGAGCCGCGGGCTCCTGCTGTTTACCGACGACGGGGAACTGCTGCACCGGCTCACGCACCCGAGCTACGAGATTCCGCGCAGTTACTACGTGTGGACGACGCGCCAGCTTAGCGAAGCCGCCGCCCAGAAACTCGTGGACGGAGTCGACATCCGCGACCCCGAAGACCCGGACGCCGAAGAAGAAATCGCATTCGCGACCGACGTGTATCTCGAAAACGGATTCGCCGAACTCGTGCTCATCGAGGGCAAGAACCGCGAAATCCGCCGCATGATGCGCGCCGTCGGTTACGAGATCCGAGACCTGAAGCGCGTGAGTTACAGCCATATCCAGCTGGGCGATTTGCCCGCGGGTGAATTCCGCGAACTCACCGCCGACGAATTGAACAAGCTGCGCCAAGCGGTACACCTGTAA